One genomic region from Gossypium hirsutum isolate 1008001.06 chromosome D13, Gossypium_hirsutum_v2.1, whole genome shotgun sequence encodes:
- the LOC121225729 gene encoding polyadenylate-binding protein 2 — translation MEGDDVDMAAAESTEADLDDMKKRLKEMEEEAAALREMQAKVEKEMGSVQDPAAAAATSQANREEVDSRSVFVGNVDYSCTPEEVQQHFQTCGTVNRVTIRTDKYGQPKGYAYVEFVEAEAVQEALLLNESELHGRQLKVTAKRTNIPGMKQYRPRRSNPFMRPRGPFMAPYFFAPYGYGKVPRLRMATRYSPYY, via the exons atggaaggaGACGATGTAGACATGGCAGCTGCTGAATCCACTGAAGCA GATCTTGATGACATGAAAAAAAGGTTAAAAGAGATGGAGGAAGAAGCCGCTGCTCTTCGTGAGATGCAAGCTAAGGTCGAGAAAGAGATGGGTTCCGTACAAG ATCCTGCTGCTGCTGCAGCTACATCTCAGGCAAATCGAGAGGAAGTGGATTCTCGATCAGTCTTTGTGGGCAAT GTGGATTATTCATGTACTCCTGAAGAAGTTCAACAGCATTTCCAGACTTGTGGGACTGTAAATAGGGTTACTATTCGTACAGACAAGTATGGTCAGCCAAAGGGTTATGCTTATGTAGAGTTCGTTGAAGCTGAGGCTGTTCAGGAAGCTCTTCTTTTGAATGAATCTGAACTTCATGGCAGGCAATTGAAG GTCACTGCTAAGCGGACCAATATACCTGGGATGAAACAATATCGTCCACGTCGGTCCAACCCTTTTATGCGACCCAGGGGTCCATTCATGGCTCCATATTTCTTTGCTCCATATGGATATGG GAAGGTTCCACGGTTGAGAATGGCAACGCGTTACAGCCCCTATTATTAG
- the LOC107920180 gene encoding phospho-2-dehydro-3-deoxyheptonate aldolase 2, chloroplastic: MALTSPSFLASKSPLLPRRHLLPPSLKPITAVHSADPTKSTKSTAAAASTSSPSIPTQWSLESWKSKKALQLPEYPDQNDLVSVLETLSTFPPVVFAGEARSLEEKLGQAALGNAFLLQGGDCAESFKEFDANNIRDTFRVLLQMGVVLMFGGQMPIIKVGRMAGQFAKPRSDPFEEKDGVKLPSYRGDNINGDSFDEKERVPDPHRMIRAYCQSVATLNLLRAFATGGYAAMQRVTQWNLDFTEHSEQGDRYCELAHRVDEAMGFMAAAGLSVGHPVMTTTDFWTSHECLLLPYEQALTREDSTTGLYYDCSAHMLWVGERTRQLDGAHVEFLRGVANPLGIKVSDKMDPSELVRLIEILNPRNKPGRITVIVRMGAENMRVKLPHLIRAVRGAGQVVTWVSDPMHGNTIKAPCGLKTRSFDAIRAEVRAFFDVHDDEGSHPGGIHLEMTGQNVTECLGGSRTITYNDLGSRYHTHCDPRLNASQSLELAFIIAERLRRRRLASRNPLASSRSSI; this comes from the exons ATGGCTCTGACATCCCCTTCCTTTCTCGCCTCCAAATCCCCTCTTCTCCCCCGCCGCCATCTCCTCCCTCCAAGTCTTAAACCCATCACCGCCGTCCATTCGGCCGACCCGACTAAGTCAACCAAATCAACGGCGGCGGCGGCCTCCACCAGCTCCCCTTCGATCCCCACGCAATGGAGCCTCGAAAGCTGGAAGTCCAAGAAGGCCCTCCAGCTTCCCGAATACCCAGACCAAAACGACCTAGTATCCGTCCTCGAGACGCTCTCTACGTTCCCTCCGGTCGTCTTCGCCGGGGAGGCTAGGAGCCTGGAAGAGAAGCTGGGACAGGCTGCTCTCGGCAACGCTTTCTTGCTGCAAGGTGGTGACTGTGCCGAGAGCTTCAAGGAGTTCGATGCTAACAACATTCGTGACACTTTCAGGGTCCTCCTACAGATGGGTGTAGTCCTCATGTTTGGTGGCCAAATGCCTATTATCAAG GTAGGAAGAATGGCAGGTCAGTTTGCAAAGCCGAGATCAGATCCGTTTGAGGAGAAGGATGGGGTGAAGCTCCCAAGTTATAGAGGTGACAATATAAATGGTGATTCTTTCGATGAGAAAGAAAGAGTTCCAGATCCCCATAGGATGATCAGGGCCTATTGCCAATCTGTGGCAACTTTGAACCTTTTGCGGGCATTTGCTACTGGAGGGTATGCAGCCATGCAAAGAGTCACACAATGGAATCTAGACTTCACTGAGCACAGCGAGCAGGGGGACAG GTACTGTGAACTTGCTCACCGAGTTGATGAGGCAATGGGGTTCATGGCTGCTGCTGGACTCTCAGTTGGTCACCCTGTCATGACAACTACAGATTTTTGGACATCTCATGAGTGCTTGCTCTTGCCTTACGAGCAGGCACTCACTAGGGAGGATTCAACTACTGGGCTTTACTACGACTGCTCAGCTCACATGCTTTGGGTTGGAGAACGCACCCGCCAACTTGATGGTGCTCATGTTGAATTTTTAAGGGGAGTTGCTAATCCTCTTGGCATAAAG GTTAGCGATAAGATGGATCCTAGTGAATTAGTTAGGCTCATTGAAATTCTAAATCCTCGGAACAAGCCAGGCAGAATAACAGTCATTGTAAGGATGGGAGCTGAGAATATGCGAGTGAAACTTCCCCATTTGATCAGAGCGGTCCGTGGAGCTGGGCAGGTTGTAACTTGGGTTAGCGACCCCATGCATGGGAACACCATTAAAGCTCCTTGCGGACTGAAAACTCGTTCCTTTGATGCCATTAGG GCCGAAGTGAGAGCATTCTTCGATGTACATGATGATGAAGGTAGCCATCCCGGAGGAATTCATTTAGAGATGACGGGGCAGAATGTGACAGAATGTCTTGGAGGCTCAAGAACTATAACCTATAACGACCTGGGTTCACGCTATCACACCCATTGTGATCCAAGGCTCAATGCTTCTCAATCTCTGGAACTCGCCTTCATTATCGCGGAGCGCTTAAGGAGACGAAGGCTTGCATCACGGAACCCTCTTGCCTCCTCCCGATCATCTATTTAG
- the LOC121225730 gene encoding protein EXORDIUM-like 2, which translates to MAASASIYNLLTLLLLSGIPFTFSELVKEQPLVLKYHNGPLLKGKITVNLIWYGKFSPTQRSIIVDFINSLSSAVKPKVPSASFWWKTTEKYKSGSSTLVVGKQILLENYPLGKILKNPHLPALAGKFNGVGTVSVILTAKDVAVEGFCMRCGTHGSNRVGRGRVRGTFIWVGNSETQCPGQCAWPFHQPIYGPQTPPLVAPNGDVGIDGMIINLATLLANTVTNPFNNGYFQGPADAPLEAVSACTGIFGSGSYPGYPGKLLVEKSTGASYNANGINGRKYLLPAMWDPQTSRCKALV; encoded by the coding sequence ATGGCGGCTTCTGCTTCTATTTACAATCTTCTCACTCTCCTGCTCCTTTCTGGCATCCCTTTTACCTTCTCCGAGCTCGTTAAAGAGCAGCCTCTGGTGTTGAAATACCACAATGGGCCACTCTTGAAGGGGAAGATCACTGTTAATCTCATTTGGTACGGGAAGTTCTCCCCAACCCAACGCTCCATAATCGTCGATTTCATCAACTCTTTGAGCTCCGCCGTCAAACCCAAGGTTCCGTCGGCGTCGTTTTGGTGGAAAACGACGGAGAAATACAAGTCCGGTTCCTCCACTTTGGTCGTGGGCAAACAAATCCTCCTCGAAAATTACCCGCTCGGTAAAATCCTTAAGAACCCACACTTGCCGGCGTTGGCCGGGAAATTCAACGGCGTAGGTACGGTCAGCGTTATCCTCACGGCCAAAGACGTCGCCGTCGAAGGGTTCTGCATGAGGTGCGGGACTCACGGGTCGAACCGGGTTGGTCGGGGTCGGGTTCGTGGTACTTTTATCTGGGTTGGAAACTCGGAGACTCAATGTCCTGGTCAATGCGCCTGGCCATTTCACCAGCCTATTTATGGTCCCCAAACTCCGCCGTTGGTGGCTCCCAATGGAGACGTTGGGATTGACGGGATGATTATCAACTTGGCCACCCTTTTGGCTAACACTGTTACCAACCCGTTTAACAACGGATATTTCCAGGGACCCGCCGACGCGCCGTTGGAGGCGGTTTCAGCTTGCACGGGGATTTTCGGGTCGGGTTCGTACCCGGGTTATCCGGGTAAACTGTTGGTGGAGAAGAGCACCGGAGCGAGCTACAATGCCAACGGCATTAACGGCCGGAAATACTTGTTGCCGGCGATGTGGGATCCGCAGACGTCGAGGTGCAAGGCGCTAGTTTGA